In one Cyclopterus lumpus isolate fCycLum1 chromosome 24, fCycLum1.pri, whole genome shotgun sequence genomic region, the following are encoded:
- the si:dkey-206f10.1 gene encoding adenylate cyclase type 8 gives MVTFSETTQISPMELREPTCMAASLSPGLRRKKMLWKNAVKHIIIQQELSDQVGVEPARKIFVTDTYMEEINRQIRNKASRGVTKRRSSTFRVNPYQSRGSTSTHTSARGSINEYGSDADFFVHWGHTIRGVYIPSLRHTFKSCDLEKLYQQHYSHQRRNSLAITNVIDALAKLHVLVMYLAMVPEAVTDSLRGCLTGIFMVFAVALCIVVLTCKDSMSPRWLHYAGLLSWFSQTTQVLGGLVYGLEKDPSWYVLFTLFATYTLLPLPLLWAMCAGSLTSVLQLLVEVLRYYNDAALLRKVFAQGLLYLGMNTAGLFIHYLTDHAQRQVFLETRRCIEGRLKLEQENQRQERLVLSILPRFVALEMIADMSSLDDELNHHEFHKIYIHQYKDVSILFADIKGFTLLSMNLSAQDLVRTLNELFGRFDRLADEHHCLRIKILGDCYYCVSGVPEPQRAHARHCVELGLDMISTIRSVRKQFNFDMDMRIGIHSGSVLCGVLGLQKWQFDVWSWDVGIANMLEAGGKPGRIHISRATLDCLEGTYRTEAGHGRDRNEFLLKHNIDTFLIVSQEEKKKVGCAEVPKVQKTNRTWNPELPIERNGNDMNSILASLTNGSLPNLWQSTSKEINKRIKHAIEVQSSERMHREHITPLTLVFKDAHIEDKFSQMRDEMFNSNLVCSFIMLLFLMAVQALIPAPRLFPAVIHFSVFLLVYMLLLMLALAEEFRCSPSLLQYLCCWIHENNSARNLLTLTAIVLNFGLVSVDMVWCILSDTGEADVMDRTNSASRPLSVCTYPEVFILSGVIAMVTCAVFLRLNSLLKLAVLLLAMAVYSYLIHLAFLTLARHDTLHRSHYIRMKGISILLMAMFIVAVFYNGRQWEATARLDFLWRLQAQQEVEDMRELREHNECLLHNILPVHVTRHFLDRSKNDEELYSQSYDEVGVMFASVAGFNEYFEQKEIKHEGVDCLRLLNEIIAGFDELLEESYFHYVEKIKTIGSCYMAASGLAPDRQASMDEWNHLSELVLFALAMEETLKEINRLSAQNFLLRVGIAHGPVVAGVIGATKPQYDIWGSTVNLASRMDSTGVSGRIQVPEATRRILAEWGFILELRGEIFVKGVSEYRGKVRTYFISNMRSKRASVGTDGHLGVRTGGRMSLAKVVFGLVQARHKEKMRGTNGAFGLTPCRLQC, from the exons ATGGTGACCTTCTCTGAGACGACACAGATCTCCCCCATGGAGCTGCGTGAACCGACCTGCATGGCCGCGAGCCTGTCCCCTGGGCTGCGGCGGAAGAAGATGCTCTGGAAGAACGCTGTAAAACACATCATCATCCAGCAGGAGCTAAGCGACCAG GTGGGTGTGGAGCCAGCAAGAAAAATATTTGTGACGGATACCTACATGGAGGAGATCAACAGACAAATCCGCAACAAGGCGTCACGCGGGGTCACAAAGCGCCGCTCCTCCACATTCAGAGTGAACCCTTACCAGTCCCGTGGctccaccagcacacacaccagTGCCAGGGGTTCTATTAATGAATACGGCAGCGATGCCGACTTCTTCGTGCACTGGGGCCACACTATCCGCGGAGTCTACATCCCCAGCCTGAGGCACACCTTTAAGTCTTGTGATTTGGAGAAACTCTACCAGCAACACTACTCCCACCAAAGACGCAACTCTCTCGCCATCACCAATGTCATCGACGCCTTGGCCAAGTTGCATGTCTTGGTCATGTACCTTGCAATGGTGCCTGAGGCAGTCACAGACAGTCTGCGGGGCTGCCTGACGGGCATTTTCATGGTGTTCGCTGTGGCGCTGTGCATCGTGGTGTTGACCTGCAAGGACTCCATGTCCCCACGGTGGCTTCACTACGCCGGCCTGTTGAGCTGGTTTTCGCAGACCACGCAGGTGCTGGGAGGACTGGTGTATGGACTGGAGAAGGACCCATCGTGGTATGTTTTGTTCACCTTGTTCGCCACGTACACGCTGCTGCCGTTACCCCTGCTGTGGGCCATGTGCGCCGGCTCCCTGACCTCAGTACTGCAACTGCTGGTGGAGGTACTGCGCTACTACAACGATGCCGCGCTTTTGAGAAAG GTGTTTGCCCAAGGCCTGCTGTACCTAGGAATGAACACAGCCGGCTTGTTCATCCACTACCTGACAGACCACGCCCAGAGACAGGTCTTCCTGGAGACACGGCGCTGCATTGAGGGTCGCCTCAAGCTCGAGCAAGAGAACCAGAGACAA GAGCGTCTGGTGCTGTCCATCCTGCCTCGTTTTGTTGCCTTGGAGATGATTGCTGACATGAGCTCTTTGGATGACGAACTTAACCATCATGAGTTTCACAAGATCTACATTCACCAGTACAAAGatgtcag CATTCTTTTTGCAGACATCAAGGGCTTCACCTTGTTGTCCATGAACCTGTCGGCCCAGGATCTGGTCCGAACCCTCAACGAGCTCTTTGGACGCTTTGACCGACTAGCAGAT GAGCACCACTGCCTGCGGATAAAGATTCTGGGAGACTGTTACTACTGTGTGTCAGGGGTCCCTGAGCCACAGCGTGCCCATGCCCGTCATTGTGTTGAGTTGGGCCTGGACATGATCAGCACCATACG gtCCGTGAGGAAGCAGTTCAACTTTGACATGGACATGAGGATTGGGATCCACTCGGGCTCTGTCCTGTGTGGGGTGCTGGGCTTGCAGAAATGGCAGTTTGACGTCTGGTCCTGGGACGTGGGCATTGCCAACATGCTGGAAGCCGGGGGCAAACCAGG ACGCATCCACATCTCAAGGGCCACTCTGGACTGTCTAGAAGGCACCTACAGGACCGAAGCTGGCCACGGCCGCGACAGGAACGAGTTCCTGCTCAAACACAACATCGACACTTTCCTCATCGTCTCtcaggaggaaaagaaaaaagttggtTGTGCTGAGGTCCCGAAGGTCCAGAAAACTAATCGAACCTGGAACCCAGAGCTGCCCATTGAAAGAAATGGCAACGACATGAACAGT ATACTGGCCTCCCTTACGAACGGCTCACTGCCCAACTTATGGCAGTCCACCTCCAAGGAGATCAACAAACGCATCAAACACGCTATTGAGGTTCAAAGCAGTGAGCGCATGCACAGGGAGCACATCACCCCTCTGACCCTGGTGTTCAAAGACGCACACATCGAGGACAAG TTCTCCCAGATGAGGGATGAAATGTTCAACTCCAACCTGGTCTGCTCCTTCATCATGCTCCTCTTTCTCATGGCTGTCCAGGCCCTCATTCCCGCGCCCAG gcTGTTCCCGGCCGTCATCCATTTTTCCGTCTTCCTGCTCGTCtacatgctgctgctgatgttggCCCTGGCTGAAGAGTTCAGGTGCAGTCCTTCACTACTGCAGTACTTATGCTGCTGGATCCATGAAAACAACAGCGCCCGCAACCTCCTCACCCTCACCGCCATCGTCCTCAACTTTGGCTTGGTCTCTGTTGACATG GTATGGTGCATTCTGTCAGACACAGGTGAGGCAGATGTAATGGACAGAACCAACTCAGCCTCACGTCCACTCAGCGTCTGCACTTACCCTGAG GTCTTCATACTGAGCGGCGTAATCGCCATGGTGACGTGTGCCGTGTTCCTGCGCCTAAACTCTCTGCTGAAGCTGGCGGTGTTGCTGCTGGCGATGGCCGTCTACTCCTACCTCATCCACCTGGCCTTCCTCACTCTCGCACGCCACGATACACTGCACAG ATCTCATTATATCCGGATGAAAGGaatctccatccttctcatggCCATGTTTATTGTTGCTGTCTTCTACAATGGACGGCAG TGGGAGGCCACTGCCAGACTGGACTTCCTGTGGCGTCTACAGGcccaacaggaagtggaggacatgagggaATTGCGGGAACACAATGAGTGTCTGTTACACAACATCCTGCCGGTGCATGTGACGCGACATTTTCTGGACCGGAGCAAGAATGATGAG GAGCTTTACTCCCAGTCCTACGATGAAGTTGGTGTCATGTTTGCCTCCGTCGCTGGATTCAACGAGTACTTTGAGCAGAAAGAGATCAAACATGAAGGAGTGGACTGCCTCCGACTTCTAAATGAGATCATTGCTGGCTTTGATGAG TTGTTGGAGGAGTCGTACTTCCACTATGTGGAGAAGATCAAGACCATCGGGAGCTGCTACATGGCAGCTTCTGGCTTAGCTCCAGACCGCCAG gcatCTATGGATGAATGGAATCACCTGAGCGAGCTGGTTTTGTTTGCACTGGCAATGGAAGAAACCTTGAAAGAGATCAACAGGCTCTCAGCCCAAAACTTTCTGCTGCGTGTTG GCATTGCCCACGGGCCAGTGGTCGCAGGGGTGATCGGTGCCACCAAGCCGCAGTATGACATCTGGGGGTCAACGGTGAACCTGGCCAGCCGTATGGACAGCACGGGTGTGAGCGGGCGTATCCAGGTACCTGAGGCCACGCGCAGGATCCTGGCAGAATGGGGTTTTATCTTGGAGCTACGTGGAGAAATCTTCGTCAAGGGG GTGAGCGAGTATCGGGGGAAAGTCCGTACCTATTTCATCAGCAACATGCGCAGCAAGAGGGCCAGTGTTGGGACAGATGGTCACCTGGGGGTGCGGACAGGAGGACGCATGTCACTTGCAAAGGTGGTGTTTGGTCTCGTCCAGGCCAGACACAAGGAAAAGATGAGAGGGACCAACGGAGCGTTCGGTCTGACTCCCTGCAGACTTCAATGCTGA
- the LOC117727689 gene encoding adenosine receptor A1-like: MENTTALLKLSTFYQTINSSRSSSPFLQPLQISSTPSSNTTSSLPPADLVISPNVAYMAAELVIAVLSIIGNLLVCAAVGLNRKLRTVTNYFLVSLAVADVCVGTIAIPCAILTDIGLPRHNLYLCLLMLSVLIMFTQSSIFSLLAVAVERYVAIFMPFHYQAMMTPRNAVLVILTTWLLAFLIGLVPLMGWHKTPADSGHCFFVSVVDMTYMVYFNFFACMLTPLVIMFLIYAKIFVTVKRQVKRIASEQSGREEGQMRAAASMRREMKTATSLFLVLFLFTSCWIPLHIINCFLLLCPHCSMPLELLLAAIILSHANSVVNPFLYAYTMTAYRDTFKAIFMCCRTAGDREALNAVSGEDRQRAAVRHGHQR; the protein is encoded by the coding sequence ATGGAGAACACCACTGCACTGTTGAAACTCTCCACTTTCTACCAAACGATAAACTCATCCCGTTCGTCTTCTCCTTTCCTGCAGCCTTTACAGATCTCCTCAACTCCATCCTCCAATACCACCTCCTCCCTTCCGCCTGCTGACCTGGTGATTTCCCCAAATGTGGCGTACATGGCGGCTGAGCTCGTCATCGCCGTGCTCTCCATAATCGGCAATCTGCTGGTCTGCGCTGCCGTGGGCCTCAACCGTAAGTTACGCACGGTCACCAACTACTTCCTGGTCTCGCTGGCGGTCGCTGATGTCTGTGTGGGCACGATCGCCATTCCCTGCGCCATCCTAACAGACATTGGTTTACCACGTCACAACCTCTACTTGTGTCTGCTGATGCTGAGTGTTTTGATCATGTTCACCCAGAGCTCCATCTTCAGCTTACTGGCGGTGGCTGTGGAGCGCTACGTGGCTATATTCATGCCCTTCCACTACCAGGCCATGATGACGCCTCGTAACGCCGTGTTAGTAATCCTGACCACGTGGCTGCTGGCCTTTCTCATCGGGCTTGTGCCTCTGATGGGCTGGCACAAGACGCCAGCTGATTCAGGCCACTGTTTCTTTGTCTCGGTGGTGGACATGACCTACATGGTCTATTTCAACTTCTTTGCATGCATGCTGACACCCTTGGTGATCATGTTTCTCATCTACGCCAAAATCTTTGTCACAGTCAAGCGGCAGGTGAAGCGCATCGCATCGGAGCAAAGTGGCAGAGAGGAGGGACAGATGAGGGCTGCAGCTAGCATGCGCCGAGAGATGAAGACTGCCACTTCGCTTTTCCTGGTTCTTTTCCTCTTCACTAGCTGCTGGATCCCCCTCCACATAATCAACTGCTTTCTGCTTCTTTGCCCACACTGCTCTATGCCGCTGGAGCTGCTTCTCGCCGCCATCATCCTGTCACATGCCAACTCTGTTGTCAACCCTTTCCTGTATGCATACACGATGACAGCTTATAGAGACACCTTCAAGGCCATTTTCATGTGCTGCAGAACGGCGGGAGACAGAGAGGCTTTAAATGCAGTCAGCGGGGAAGATAGACAGAGGGCGGCTGTACGACACGGACACCAGCGCTGA